In one window of Nesterenkonia sandarakina DNA:
- the sufB gene encoding Fe-S cluster assembly protein SufB, with protein MTEQIQRENDQGVISDILERNPELHGIGSYEYGWADSDTAGANAKRGIDEAVVEDISSKKSEAEWMLKLRKKGLKYFQRKPMPMWGADLSGIDFDNIKYFVRSTEKQAKTWEDLPEDIRNTYEKLGIPEAERERLVSGVAAQYESEVVYHQIREDLEEQGVIFMDTDTALKEHPEFFEEYFGSVIPVGDNKFAALNTAVWSGGSFVYVPKGVHVEIPLQAYFRINTENMGQFERTLIIADEDSYVHYIEGCTAPIYDSDSLHSAVVEIVVKKNARVRYTTIQNWSTNVYNLVTKRAVVDAGGTMEWIDGNIGSKVTMKYPAVYLTGEHAKGETLSVAFAGEGQHQDTGSKMVHMAPNTSSTIVSKSVARNGGRAAYRGLVQINEGASNSANSVVCDALLVDTISRSDTYPYIDIREDDVTLGHEATVSKVSEDQLFYLMARGLAEDEAMAMIVRGFIEPIARELPMEYALELNRLIELQMEGSVG; from the coding sequence ATGACCGAGCAGATCCAGCGCGAGAACGACCAGGGGGTCATCTCCGACATCTTGGAGCGCAACCCCGAGCTCCACGGCATCGGTTCCTACGAATACGGCTGGGCGGACTCCGACACCGCCGGAGCCAACGCCAAGCGTGGCATCGACGAAGCGGTCGTGGAGGACATCTCCTCGAAGAAGAGCGAAGCCGAGTGGATGCTCAAGCTGCGCAAGAAGGGCCTGAAGTACTTCCAGCGCAAGCCCATGCCCATGTGGGGTGCTGACCTCTCCGGGATCGACTTCGACAACATCAAGTACTTCGTGCGCTCCACCGAGAAGCAGGCGAAGACCTGGGAGGATCTCCCCGAGGACATCCGCAACACCTACGAGAAGCTCGGAATCCCCGAGGCCGAGCGTGAGCGTCTGGTCTCCGGCGTCGCAGCCCAGTACGAGTCCGAGGTCGTCTACCACCAGATCCGCGAGGACCTGGAGGAGCAGGGCGTGATCTTCATGGACACCGACACCGCCCTGAAGGAGCACCCTGAGTTCTTCGAGGAGTACTTCGGCTCGGTCATCCCGGTGGGCGACAACAAGTTCGCGGCGCTGAACACCGCGGTGTGGTCCGGCGGCTCCTTCGTCTACGTCCCCAAGGGCGTGCACGTGGAGATCCCGCTGCAGGCCTACTTCCGGATCAACACCGAGAACATGGGTCAGTTCGAGCGGACCCTGATCATCGCGGACGAGGACTCCTACGTCCACTACATCGAAGGCTGCACCGCTCCGATCTATGACTCCGACTCGCTGCACTCCGCCGTGGTGGAGATCGTGGTGAAGAAGAACGCCCGCGTTCGCTACACCACCATCCAGAACTGGTCCACCAACGTGTACAACCTGGTGACCAAGCGCGCCGTGGTCGACGCCGGCGGCACCATGGAGTGGATCGACGGCAACATCGGGTCCAAGGTGACCATGAAGTACCCCGCCGTCTACCTCACCGGTGAGCACGCCAAGGGCGAGACGCTCTCGGTGGCCTTCGCCGGCGAGGGCCAGCACCAGGACACCGGTTCCAAGATGGTCCACATGGCGCCGAACACCTCCTCCACGATCGTCTCGAAGTCCGTGGCCCGCAACGGTGGACGCGCGGCCTACCGCGGTCTGGTCCAGATCAACGAGGGCGCCTCGAACTCCGCGAACTCGGTGGTCTGTGACGCCCTGCTGGTGGACACGATCTCCCGGTCCGACACCTACCCGTACATCGACATCCGCGAAGACGACGTCACCCTGGGCCACGAGGCCACGGTCTCGAAGGTCTCTGAGGACCAGCTCTTCTACCTGATGGCCCGCGGCCTGGCCGAGGACGAGGCCATGGCGATGATCGTGCGCGGCTTCATCGAGCCGATCGCCCGCGAGCTGCCCATGGAGTACGCCCTGGAGCTCAACCGCCTGATCGAGCTGCAGATGGAAGGCTCGGTCGGCTGA
- a CDS encoding COX15/CtaA family protein, which produces MNMIEAFRNNLPTRITRATQVVAWATLVSNIAIILTGGAVRLTASGLGCPEWPRCTPESWVATQEMGLHGAIEFGNRLLTYVLVLICALMFFALLRLRRSHRALFRMSLVILAGIPLQAVIGGITVWTNLNPWIVGLHFLLSAALVMVSTMLLNRIRLERRVAREAGQDAGQQAGMDATQSATAASDAGSGPEFQTSSAAGTAADRDGVAGIRMSHGPSDAVTSAMAPVILISTWVSVFLGTVVTGTGPHAGDPGSPRHLFDPDLVTRMHVVPVYVLCFAAIALLVRQHQIGAAANQRRSAWGLFVIIIAQGVIGYVQHFTGLPVLLVGLHMLGSALLVVTATAVFDSYRARYRTRGLSQAPAEPAGQPGLAQPSRAS; this is translated from the coding sequence ATGAATATGATCGAAGCCTTTCGCAACAACCTGCCCACGCGCATCACCCGCGCCACCCAGGTGGTGGCCTGGGCGACGCTGGTCAGCAACATCGCCATCATCCTCACCGGAGGCGCGGTCCGGCTGACCGCCTCCGGGCTCGGCTGTCCGGAGTGGCCGCGCTGCACCCCGGAGTCCTGGGTCGCAACCCAGGAGATGGGACTGCACGGCGCCATCGAGTTCGGAAACCGGCTGTTGACCTACGTGCTGGTGCTGATCTGCGCGCTGATGTTCTTCGCGCTGCTGCGGCTGCGGCGCAGTCACCGTGCGCTGTTCCGGATGAGCCTGGTGATCCTGGCCGGGATCCCGCTGCAGGCCGTCATCGGGGGCATCACGGTGTGGACGAACCTGAACCCCTGGATCGTGGGGCTGCACTTCCTGCTCTCCGCGGCGCTGGTCATGGTCTCCACCATGCTGCTGAATCGGATCCGCCTGGAGCGGCGGGTGGCCCGCGAAGCCGGTCAGGACGCCGGCCAGCAGGCGGGCATGGACGCCACTCAGAGCGCCACCGCGGCCTCCGACGCGGGGTCCGGCCCGGAGTTCCAGACCAGCTCCGCCGCTGGGACTGCGGCAGACCGCGACGGCGTGGCCGGGATCCGGATGAGCCACGGCCCCTCCGACGCAGTGACCTCAGCGATGGCCCCGGTGATCCTGATCTCGACCTGGGTCTCGGTCTTCCTGGGCACTGTGGTCACCGGAACCGGCCCGCACGCCGGGGACCCCGGGTCGCCGCGGCATCTCTTCGACCCGGACCTGGTGACCCGGATGCATGTGGTCCCGGTCTACGTGCTGTGCTTCGCAGCGATCGCGCTTCTGGTGCGCCAGCATCAAATCGGCGCCGCGGCGAACCAGCGGCGCAGCGCCTGGGGACTCTTCGTCATCATCATCGCCCAGGGCGTCATCGGATACGTCCAGCACTTCACCGGGCTGCCGGTCCTGCTCGTCGGGCTGCACATGCTGGGATCGGCGCTGCTGGTGGTCACCGCCACCGCGGTCTTCGACAGCTACCGCGCCCGGTATCGCACCCGGGGCCTCTCCCAGGCTCCGGCCGAGCCGGCCGGCCAGCCGGGACTTGCTCAGCCCAGCCGCGCCAGCTGA
- a CDS encoding cysteine desulfurase, which produces MNPDTIRADFPLLGRTVRGGKPLVYLDSGATAQKPQQVIDAESGFYSQTNAAVHRGAHQIAEEATEAYETARETVAGFLGADTDEIVWTKNATEALNLVAYGFLNASLAAAAGPASPAFEAVSAQARSRFALTPGDEIVVSEAEHHANLVPWQQLAAKTGATLRWISVTAEGRLDPESFSVIGERTRVVAITHASNVTGAITDVPALVARARAVGAYVVLDACQTAAHMPVDFHGLDVDFAAFSAHKMVGPTGVGALYGRAELLQDLPPFLTGGSMVEVVTMESTSFMPPPQRFEAGTQMVAQVVGFRAAVEYLGALGMDQVAAHEQQMTELLLEGIASVPGVRVLGPPDATDRLAVVAFEVDGVHPHDVGQVLDDAGIAVRVGHHCAQPIHRRLGVHASARASAGVYTTAADVEAFIQGLHEVRRFFTPSEVVGGRAPRGVSR; this is translated from the coding sequence TTGAATCCAGACACCATCAGGGCTGACTTCCCGCTGCTGGGCCGCACGGTCCGCGGCGGGAAGCCCCTGGTGTACCTGGACTCCGGGGCCACCGCGCAGAAGCCGCAGCAGGTCATCGACGCCGAGTCGGGGTTCTACTCCCAGACCAATGCTGCGGTGCACCGCGGGGCGCACCAGATCGCCGAAGAGGCCACCGAGGCCTACGAGACTGCCCGTGAGACGGTGGCCGGCTTCCTCGGTGCCGACACCGATGAGATCGTCTGGACCAAGAATGCCACCGAAGCGCTGAACCTGGTGGCCTACGGCTTCCTCAATGCCAGCCTCGCCGCCGCGGCGGGACCTGCCAGCCCCGCCTTCGAGGCGGTCAGCGCGCAGGCCCGGTCGCGCTTCGCGCTGACGCCCGGGGATGAGATCGTGGTCAGCGAGGCTGAACACCACGCGAACCTGGTGCCCTGGCAGCAGCTGGCCGCGAAGACCGGCGCCACCCTGCGCTGGATCTCGGTCACCGCCGAGGGGCGCCTGGATCCGGAGAGCTTCTCGGTGATCGGGGAGCGCACCCGGGTGGTGGCCATCACCCACGCCTCCAACGTCACCGGGGCGATCACCGATGTCCCCGCGCTGGTGGCCCGAGCCCGAGCCGTGGGTGCCTACGTGGTGCTCGACGCCTGCCAGACCGCCGCGCACATGCCGGTGGACTTTCATGGCCTGGACGTCGACTTCGCGGCATTCTCCGCCCACAAAATGGTGGGACCCACCGGCGTGGGCGCCCTCTACGGCCGTGCCGAGCTGCTCCAAGACCTGCCGCCCTTCCTCACCGGAGGGTCCATGGTGGAAGTGGTCACCATGGAGTCCACCAGCTTCATGCCCCCGCCGCAGCGCTTCGAGGCCGGGACCCAGATGGTGGCTCAGGTGGTGGGCTTCCGCGCCGCGGTGGAGTACCTCGGTGCCCTGGGCATGGACCAGGTGGCCGCCCATGAGCAGCAGATGACTGAGCTGCTGCTCGAGGGCATCGCCTCGGTGCCCGGGGTCCGCGTGCTGGGACCCCCAGATGCCACGGATCGGCTCGCCGTCGTCGCCTTCGAGGTGGACGGGGTGCACCCGCACGATGTCGGCCAGGTGCTCGACGACGCCGGGATCGCCGTTCGGGTGGGCCACCACTGCGCGCAGCCGATCCACCGTCGGTTGGGCGTGCATGCCTCTGCCCGAGCCTCTGCCGGGGTCTACACCACCGCGGCCGATGTCGAGGCCTTCATCCAGGGGCTGCACGAGGTCCGCAGGTTCTTCACCCCGTCTGAGGTCGTCGGCGGGCGCGCACCGAGAGGGGTCTCCCGCTGA
- a CDS encoding metal-sulfur cluster assembly factor, giving the protein MSDAPAAAQTPLEDVEEALKDVIDPELGINVVDLGLLYGLNYAEDGALLIDMTLTTAACPLTDVLEEQVGQHVGSLVDEWRLNWVWMPPWGPEKITDDGREQMRALGFNI; this is encoded by the coding sequence ATGAGTGACGCGCCCGCTGCGGCTCAGACGCCGCTGGAAGACGTCGAGGAAGCCCTCAAGGACGTGATCGACCCGGAGCTCGGGATCAACGTCGTGGATCTGGGCCTGCTCTATGGCCTGAACTACGCCGAGGACGGTGCCCTGCTGATCGATATGACGCTGACCACCGCCGCCTGCCCGCTCACCGATGTGCTCGAGGAGCAGGTCGGACAGCATGTGGGCAGCCTGGTCGATGAGTGGCGGCTCAACTGGGTCTGGATGCCGCCGTGGGGCCCGGAGAAGATCACCGACGACGGTCGGGAGCAGATGCGCGCCCTGGGATTCAATATTTAG
- a CDS encoding ABC transporter permease, whose translation MSSLHAPLAPAPRPAIRRVLAHGLYETRNVLRNGEQLLVSLILPLLVLFGAHRLELITSAGTPSIDVITPGVLALAVMASAFTGQGIATGFERQYGVLAYLATTPLGATGLILGKAIAVLAVVAVQVLVIGAAGLILGWSPDPVGLVWLGVVVVLGATAFTALGLLLAGTVRAEATLALTNVIWVLLGAAGGSVFPLNHDGAGALLLLLPSAALGEGLRSASFDGSFPVLEALILAGWAALAVLAARRWFNWR comes from the coding sequence ATGAGCTCTCTGCACGCTCCGCTGGCGCCGGCGCCGCGCCCGGCCATCCGCCGGGTGCTTGCGCACGGGCTCTACGAGACCCGCAATGTGCTGCGGAACGGCGAGCAGCTGCTGGTCTCGCTGATCCTGCCGCTGCTGGTGCTCTTCGGCGCCCACCGCCTGGAGCTGATCACCTCCGCCGGGACTCCCAGCATCGATGTGATCACCCCCGGCGTGCTGGCCCTGGCCGTGATGGCCTCGGCGTTCACCGGCCAGGGCATCGCCACCGGCTTCGAACGGCAGTACGGGGTGCTGGCGTATCTGGCCACCACACCCCTGGGAGCCACGGGCCTGATCCTGGGCAAAGCCATCGCCGTGCTCGCGGTGGTCGCCGTGCAGGTGCTGGTGATCGGCGCCGCCGGGCTGATCCTGGGGTGGAGCCCAGACCCGGTGGGACTGGTGTGGCTGGGCGTCGTCGTCGTCCTGGGCGCCACCGCGTTCACCGCGCTGGGGCTGCTGCTGGCCGGCACGGTGCGCGCCGAGGCGACCCTGGCCCTGACCAATGTCATCTGGGTGCTGCTCGGCGCCGCCGGCGGCTCGGTGTTCCCGCTCAACCACGACGGCGCCGGGGCGCTGCTGCTGCTGCTTCCCTCCGCAGCGCTGGGTGAGGGCCTGCGCTCCGCGTCCTTCGATGGCTCGTTCCCTGTCCTGGAAGCTCTGATTCTCGCCGGGTGGGCCGCACTGGCCGTCCTGGCCGCACGAAGGTGGTTCAACTGGCGATGA
- a CDS encoding ABC transporter ATP-binding protein: MPQFSPCLTLRHVRYAVGSARSPQGLKEILRGVDLTARSGEVTVLLGPNGAGKTTTLSCAQGLLHPSQGTVALLGEDPFRADAKLRARVGVMLQDGGMPQSVQPRALLHHVAALHQNPWPVEDLVERLGMGDFLRTSIRRLSGGQRQRVALAASLLGRPEVVFLDEPTAGLDPQSRQTVFALIGELREMGMGIVLTTHLLEEAQKLADSVFILKDGEVVRHGSVAELTGAGSAGTGSTDGAARRMVFTAARTLTRAEIASAPVSIELDGGTDNAPGATWTTSRLTGPAQLRELAAWWELIDMMPVEVRMEARTLEDVFWEVSAA, translated from the coding sequence GTGCCCCAGTTTTCGCCCTGTCTGACTCTGCGCCACGTGCGCTATGCCGTCGGCTCAGCTCGCAGCCCGCAGGGACTCAAGGAGATCCTGCGCGGCGTGGACCTCACGGCTCGTTCCGGGGAGGTCACGGTCCTGCTCGGGCCCAACGGCGCCGGCAAGACGACTACGCTGAGCTGCGCCCAGGGACTGCTGCATCCCTCTCAGGGCACCGTCGCGCTGCTGGGCGAGGACCCCTTCCGAGCTGACGCGAAGCTCCGCGCTCGGGTCGGGGTGATGCTCCAGGACGGTGGCATGCCGCAATCGGTCCAGCCCCGCGCGCTGCTTCATCATGTGGCCGCCCTGCACCAGAACCCCTGGCCGGTGGAGGACCTGGTGGAGCGGCTGGGCATGGGTGATTTCCTGCGCACCTCCATCCGCCGCCTCTCCGGCGGACAGAGGCAGCGGGTCGCGCTGGCCGCCAGTCTGCTCGGCCGCCCCGAGGTGGTCTTCCTGGACGAGCCCACCGCCGGACTGGACCCGCAGTCCCGGCAGACCGTCTTCGCGCTGATCGGGGAGCTCCGGGAAATGGGAATGGGCATCGTCTTGACCACCCACCTGCTCGAGGAGGCCCAGAAGCTCGCGGATTCGGTCTTCATCCTCAAGGACGGCGAAGTGGTGCGCCACGGATCCGTCGCCGAGCTCACCGGCGCCGGGTCGGCGGGCACCGGTTCCACCGACGGCGCGGCGCGCCGGATGGTCTTCACGGCGGCCAGAACCCTGACCCGCGCCGAGATCGCGAGCGCGCCGGTGAGCATCGAGCTCGACGGCGGCACCGATAACGCCCCAGGTGCCACCTGGACGACCTCGCGCCTGACCGGCCCGGCACAGCTTCGCGAACTCGCGGCCTGGTGGGAGCTGATCGACATGATGCCCGTGGAGGTCCGTATGGAGGCTCGCACACTGGAAGACGTCTTTTGGGAGGTCTCTGCCGCATGA
- the sufD gene encoding Fe-S cluster assembly protein SufD produces the protein MTNSASADQAEQVAGVEVGEARITIPGMSEEGENLATAHEETEHTHGGLGESTVKAKSGGSRADRTTSLDVADFAVPTGREEEWRFSPLKKLGRVLSDAATQTPVRLKVRNLAEGVTQGELAQAQSPRGTVFSAADRAAVVGYSQTEKADHIKVAADTELTEPVFLDITGEAAGQRANGHLVLEAGTHSKVVFVMEHRGSADANLNVEVIARDGSDVTVVSLQRWDEDAIHVGQQDAEVGRDAKYKHISVTLGGEVVRLNSNVRYAAEGGEAAMYGLYFADAGQHLEHRSFVDHNSPRNSSNVLYKGALQGQDARTVWVGDVLIRKAAEGTDSYEKNQNLILTDGARADSIPNLEIETGLIEGAGHASSTGRFDENHLFYLMARGIPEKEARQLVVRGFLNEIVQAIGVESIEDSVQQDLENELKIAGF, from the coding sequence ATGACGAATTCCGCGTCCGCCGATCAGGCGGAACAGGTCGCAGGAGTCGAGGTCGGGGAAGCCCGCATCACGATCCCCGGCATGAGCGAGGAGGGCGAGAACCTCGCCACCGCCCATGAGGAGACCGAACACACCCATGGCGGCCTCGGCGAGTCCACCGTCAAGGCCAAGTCCGGCGGCTCCCGCGCCGACCGCACCACCAGCCTGGACGTCGCCGACTTCGCCGTGCCCACCGGGCGCGAGGAGGAGTGGCGCTTCTCCCCGCTGAAGAAGCTGGGCCGGGTGCTCTCCGACGCGGCCACCCAGACCCCGGTGCGCCTGAAGGTCCGCAACCTGGCCGAGGGCGTCACCCAGGGCGAGCTCGCCCAGGCCCAGTCCCCGCGCGGCACCGTGTTCTCGGCAGCCGATCGCGCCGCCGTCGTCGGGTACAGCCAGACCGAGAAGGCCGATCACATCAAGGTCGCCGCCGACACCGAGCTGACCGAGCCGGTGTTCCTGGACATCACCGGTGAGGCCGCCGGCCAGCGCGCCAACGGGCACCTCGTGCTCGAAGCCGGCACGCACTCCAAGGTGGTCTTCGTCATGGAGCACCGCGGCTCCGCCGATGCCAACCTCAACGTGGAGGTGATCGCGCGCGACGGCTCCGACGTCACAGTGGTCTCCCTGCAGCGCTGGGACGAGGACGCCATCCACGTGGGCCAGCAGGACGCCGAGGTGGGTCGTGACGCGAAGTACAAGCACATCTCGGTCACCCTGGGCGGCGAGGTCGTGCGGCTGAACTCCAACGTCCGCTACGCAGCCGAGGGTGGGGAAGCGGCCATGTATGGTCTCTACTTCGCCGATGCCGGCCAGCACCTGGAGCACCGCAGCTTCGTGGACCACAACTCCCCGCGGAACAGCTCCAATGTGCTCTACAAGGGCGCGCTGCAGGGCCAGGACGCGCGCACCGTCTGGGTCGGTGACGTGCTCATCCGCAAGGCGGCCGAGGGCACCGACTCCTATGAGAAGAACCAGAACCTGATCCTCACCGACGGCGCCCGCGCCGACTCGATCCCGAACCTGGAGATCGAGACCGGACTCATCGAGGGTGCAGGACACGCCTCCTCCACCGGACGCTTCGACGAGAACCACCTGTTCTACCTGATGGCTCGCGGCATCCCTGAGAAGGAGGCCCGCCAGCTCGTGGTGCGCGGGTTCCTCAACGAGATCGTCCAGGCCATCGGCGTGGAGTCGATCGAGGACAGCGTCCAGCAGGATCTGGAGAACGAACTGAAGATCGCCGGCTTCTAG
- a CDS encoding DUF3052 family protein, which produces MSQASAAEDPSGIATDHKNDAGTNVVSLGDLLQELGLKPDSLVQEIGVDEDVDDDFRDRLEDLLDEELLDEDVQEVVDAVLVWFRDGDDDLTDALVDALATLDEGGVLWLLTPRSGREGYVAPVEIQDAAPNAGLHVTSSAGVSTHWAATRLMGRKKQ; this is translated from the coding sequence GTGAGTCAGGCTTCTGCAGCCGAGGATCCGTCGGGCATCGCGACGGACCACAAGAACGACGCCGGAACCAACGTCGTCTCGCTCGGCGACCTGCTCCAGGAGCTCGGGCTCAAGCCCGACTCGCTGGTCCAGGAGATCGGTGTGGATGAGGACGTCGACGACGACTTCCGTGACCGTCTGGAGGACCTCCTCGACGAGGAGCTGCTCGACGAGGACGTCCAAGAGGTCGTCGACGCCGTGCTGGTCTGGTTCCGAGACGGCGACGATGACCTCACGGACGCGCTGGTGGACGCCCTGGCCACCCTGGACGAGGGCGGCGTGCTGTGGCTGCTGACCCCACGGTCGGGTCGCGAGGGTTACGTCGCGCCGGTGGAGATCCAGGACGCGGCGCCGAACGCCGGACTCCATGTCACCTCCTCCGCCGGAGTGAGCACCCACTGGGCCGCCACCCGGCTGATGGGCCGCAAGAAGCAGTGA
- the sufU gene encoding Fe-S cluster assembly sulfur transfer protein SufU produces MADAMEQLYQQVILDHARARQGAGELLDYGGESFQINPTCGDQVTLRVNLDPAGETILQLGWTGEGCFISQASLSVMHELVTGHPVTRAEELGGYFRDLMAARGKELDAVRQEALEDASAFTGVARYPARIKCALLGWMALRDALVQARGRA; encoded by the coding sequence ATGGCCGACGCGATGGAACAGCTCTACCAGCAGGTCATCCTGGATCATGCCCGCGCGCGCCAGGGCGCCGGTGAACTCCTCGACTATGGCGGGGAGTCCTTCCAGATCAACCCCACCTGCGGGGATCAGGTCACTCTGCGGGTGAACCTGGATCCAGCAGGAGAGACGATCCTCCAGCTCGGGTGGACCGGAGAAGGATGCTTCATCTCCCAGGCCTCGCTCTCGGTGATGCACGAGCTGGTCACCGGGCACCCGGTGACCCGCGCCGAGGAACTCGGCGGGTACTTCCGGGACCTGATGGCGGCCCGCGGGAAGGAACTCGATGCCGTGCGGCAGGAGGCCCTCGAGGATGCCTCGGCCTTCACCGGTGTGGCACGCTATCCGGCACGGATCAAATGTGCTCTGCTGGGATGGATGGCGCTGCGCGACGCCCTGGTTCAGGCGCGCGGCCGGGCATAG
- the sufC gene encoding Fe-S cluster assembly ATPase SufC has protein sequence MSTLEIKDLHVSIETEQGSKEILKGVTLTIKSGEIHAIMGPNGSGKSTLASTIAGHPRYQVTSGTITMDGEDVLEMSVDERARAGLFLAMQYPVEVPGVTMTNFLRTAKTAIDGEAPKLRTWTKDVRGAMEKLKIDADFANRNVNEGFSGGEKKRVEILQMELFKPKFAVLDETDSGLDIDALRVVSDGVNRAHSENDMGTLLITHYTRILNYITPQFVHVFVDGRVAEQGGPELADELEANGYDRFLAPVQA, from the coding sequence ATGTCTACTCTCGAGATCAAGGACCTGCACGTCTCCATCGAGACCGAGCAGGGCTCCAAAGAGATCCTCAAAGGCGTCACCCTGACCATCAAGTCCGGCGAGATCCACGCCATCATGGGCCCCAACGGCTCCGGGAAGTCCACACTGGCCTCCACCATCGCCGGGCACCCGCGCTACCAGGTGACCTCCGGGACCATCACCATGGACGGCGAAGACGTGCTGGAGATGTCCGTGGACGAGCGCGCCCGCGCCGGCCTGTTCCTGGCCATGCAGTACCCCGTCGAGGTCCCCGGGGTGACCATGACCAACTTCCTGCGCACCGCCAAGACCGCCATCGACGGCGAGGCCCCGAAGCTGCGCACCTGGACCAAGGACGTCCGCGGCGCCATGGAGAAGCTCAAGATCGACGCCGACTTCGCCAACCGCAACGTCAACGAGGGCTTCTCCGGCGGTGAGAAGAAGCGCGTGGAGATCCTGCAGATGGAGCTGTTCAAGCCCAAGTTCGCCGTGCTCGACGAGACCGACTCCGGTCTGGACATCGACGCCCTGCGCGTGGTCTCCGACGGTGTCAACCGGGCGCACTCCGAGAACGACATGGGCACCCTGCTGATCACCCACTACACGCGGATCCTGAACTACATCACTCCGCAGTTCGTCCACGTCTTCGTCGACGGCCGCGTCGCCGAGCAGGGCGGGCCGGAGCTGGCCGACGAGCTCGAGGCCAACGGCTACGACCGCTTCCTCGCCCCGGTCCAGGCCTGA
- a CDS encoding helix-turn-helix transcriptional regulator: MYSPASEPAAAAPASPEVDAAEPGAPAEVIREAESTTRQRVLQLVVEEGPISAAALGDQLQLTAAAVRRHLDAMTEQGILEVKNVTTRRRGAGRPSRRYVVSQRGQRTMGDDYLGLVKTALGLLEEGPAAPEAEISAAAGLAREYFSDFERRWEPELSAIEDLDARTERLSELFNEAGFAGFTRLVGRDNPLLAMQSTQLCQGHCPIREIAAAHPVFCEEETDMISRLLDVDVRRLSTQAAGAHVCTTHVPVGREKLAAEQRARAAASAEAELQISAADGATHQSRKVSGGRKRIVISPRQQERLS, translated from the coding sequence ATGTATTCGCCCGCGTCCGAGCCTGCCGCCGCAGCGCCTGCCTCACCTGAGGTGGACGCAGCCGAGCCCGGCGCCCCGGCCGAGGTGATCCGCGAGGCGGAAAGCACCACCCGGCAGCGGGTCCTGCAGCTGGTGGTCGAGGAGGGCCCGATCAGTGCCGCCGCACTGGGGGACCAGCTCCAGCTCACCGCAGCCGCAGTGCGCCGCCACCTGGACGCGATGACCGAACAAGGCATCCTCGAGGTCAAGAATGTCACGACGCGGCGCCGCGGGGCCGGCCGGCCCTCGCGACGCTATGTGGTCTCCCAGCGCGGCCAGCGCACCATGGGGGATGACTACCTCGGCCTGGTCAAGACCGCACTGGGGCTGCTGGAAGAGGGACCCGCCGCTCCCGAGGCAGAGATCTCCGCAGCGGCCGGGCTGGCCCGGGAGTACTTCTCCGACTTCGAGCGGCGCTGGGAGCCGGAGCTCTCCGCGATCGAGGACCTCGATGCGCGCACCGAGCGTCTCTCGGAGCTCTTCAACGAGGCCGGGTTCGCCGGGTTCACCCGCCTGGTGGGCCGAGACAACCCACTTCTGGCCATGCAGTCCACTCAGCTGTGTCAGGGTCACTGCCCGATCCGGGAAATAGCCGCGGCCCATCCGGTGTTCTGTGAGGAGGAGACCGATATGATCTCCCGCCTGCTCGACGTCGATGTCAGGCGGCTTTCCACACAGGCGGCCGGTGCCCATGTCTGCACCACCCACGTCCCTGTGGGCCGCGAGAAGCTCGCCGCAGAGCAGCGGGCGCGTGCCGCTGCCAGCGCAGAGGCAGAACTACAGATCAGCGCCGCAGACGGTGCGACACATCAGTCGCGCAAGGTCAGCGGCGGACGAAAGCGAATCGTCATTTCCCCCCGTCAACAAGAGAGGTTGTCATGA
- a CDS encoding redoxin domain-containing protein has product MTASRLPRIGEPAPGFSGRTQHGEVLELDQLRGTPVLLLFYPFAFSRVCDSELQALTARRGSIRETSARVLAISCDPIHSLRAYAEMLRSEDRADPAPDSDPAPDSDPASRAGELGFDLVSDFWPHGEIAQRYGAFDPVTGAAQRISFLLDSELRLAKVDSVPATQTRDLDATLVQLARLG; this is encoded by the coding sequence GTGACCGCCTCGCGGCTCCCGAGGATCGGCGAGCCGGCGCCGGGATTCTCGGGGCGCACCCAGCACGGGGAGGTGCTCGAGCTCGATCAGCTCCGTGGCACACCGGTGCTGCTGCTGTTCTACCCCTTCGCCTTCAGCCGGGTCTGTGATTCCGAGCTGCAGGCCCTCACGGCGCGCCGAGGCAGCATCCGTGAGACCTCGGCGCGCGTACTGGCCATCAGCTGCGACCCGATCCACAGTCTGCGCGCCTACGCCGAGATGCTGCGCTCCGAGGACCGGGCCGACCCGGCACCTGATTCCGACCCTGCGCCTGATTCCGACCCTGCCTCCCGGGCCGGTGAGCTGGGCTTCGATCTGGTCAGTGACTTCTGGCCGCACGGCGAGATCGCCCAGCGCTACGGCGCCTTCGATCCGGTCACCGGGGCAGCCCAGCGCATCAGCTTCCTGTTGGACTCAGAGCTGCGCCTGGCGAAAGTCGACTCGGTTCCCGCAACTCAGACGCGGGATCTCGACGCGACCCTGGTTCAGCTGGCGCGGCTGGGCTGA